One Perca flavescens isolate YP-PL-M2 chromosome 9, PFLA_1.0, whole genome shotgun sequence genomic window carries:
- the rex1bd gene encoding required for excision 1-B domain-containing protein codes for MVPTDFKALIQRFYQLQAERVETYQLFEEGHEAYLRTGPHYDFDHYRQLVHEITQAFCGISKEVLEIKEKLHHEFDRPALSEHIEKLQSKEKQKLELTAKLQLARQRAQDHPEDEDCQEQIQEIKHEIIKNKEALSEIMQDFKYDSEECD; via the exons ATG GTCCCCACAGACTTTAAAGCCCTGATCCAGAGGTTTTATCAGCTTCAGGCTGAGCGGGTAGAGACGTATCAGCTCTTTGAAGA AGGACATGAGGCCTACTTGAGGACAGGGCCCCATTATGACTTCGACCACTACAGGCAGCTGGTCCATGAGATAACACAGGCCTTCTGCGGCATCTCCAAGGAAGTGCTGGAGATCAAGGAAAAGCTGCACCATGAGTTTGACAGGCCAGCCCTTTCTGAGCACATTGAAAAGCTGCAGagcaaagagaagcagaaacttGAACTG ACAGCCAAGCTGCAGCTGGCCAGGCAGCGGGCCCAGGATCACCCGGAGGACGAAGACTGTCAAGAACAGATTCAGGAGATCAAGCACGA GATCATCAAGAACAAAGAGGCTCTGAGTGAGATCATGCAGGACTTTAAGTATGACTCTGAGGAGTGTGATTGA
- the fam78bb gene encoding protein FAM78B has product MGCIQSIACNKSRIKRENIVVYDLSATIDHCPTVIEENSPIVLRYKTPYFKASARIVMPPISRNETWVVGWIQACTQMEFYNTYGDVGMSSWELPQLREGLVRAISDSDGVSYPWYGNTTETVTIVGPTSKPSRFIVSMNDNFYPSVTWAVPVSESNTPLLTNIKRDQSFTTWLVALNTTSREKILLHTIKWRMRVDIAVDPSLPLGSRARLVGRVHQDQPRVLTRMEPITANAMGRPNANDAQVLMWRPRRGPPLVVIPPK; this is encoded by the exons atgggctgcatccAGAGTATCGCCTGTAACAAGTCTCGCATTAAACGGGAGAACATAGTGGTGTACGACCTGTCCGCCACCATAGACCACTGCCCGACTGTCATTGAGGAGAACTCGCCCATAGTGCTTCGATACAAGACGCCGTATTTCAAAGCCTCGGCGCGGATTGTGATGCCCCCCATTTCGCGCAATGAGACATGGGTGGTGGGCTGGATCCAGGCGTGCACCCAGATGGAATTTTACAACACCTATGGAGACGTCGGCAT GTCGAGTTGGGAGCTGCCTCAGCTCCGAGAAGGCCTGGTGAGGGCCATCAGCGACTCAGACGGTGTGAGCTACCCTTGGTATGGAAACACAACAGAGACTGTCACCATTGTGGGCCCCACCTCTAAGCCATCCCGCTTCATCGTTAGCATGAATGACAATTTTTACCCCAGCGTCACCTGGGCTGTGCCGGTCAGTGAATCCAACACGCCCTTACTGACTAACATCAAAAGGGACCAGAGCTTCACCACCTGGCTGGTGGCGCTCAACACCACGTCCAGGGAAAAGATCCTGCTCCACACCATCAAGTGGAGGATGAGGGTCGATATCGCGGTGGATCCGTCCCTGCCTCTGGGCTCCAGGGCCAGGCTGGTGGGCCGGGTGCACCAGGACCAGCCGCGGGTGCTGACCCGCATGGAGCCCATCACTGCTAACGCCATGGGGAGGCCCAACGCCAATGACGCCCAGGTTCTGATGTGGAGGCCGAGGAGAGGGCCTCCGCTTGTTGTCATACCACCCAAGTAG
- the slc35a3a gene encoding solute carrier family 35 member A3a, which yields MASPRLKYLSLGVLVFQTTSLVLTMRYSRTLQAEGPRYLASSAVVVAEVMKILTCVLLVFKEHNYSMRALNSLLRQEIAHKPIETLKLAIPSGIYTLQNNLLYVALSNLDAATYQVTYQLKILTTALFSVSMLGRRLGVYQWLSLLILMAGVALVQWPSESAAAPEQEALSAGSQFVGVTAVLVACFSSGFAGVYFEKILKESKQSVWVRNIQLGMFGLVFGLFGMLSYDGERVRESGMFQGYSTVTWTVVALQALGGLVIAAVIKYADNILKGFATSLSIILSTLISYFWLQDFDPTSVFFMGAVLVIAATFLYGYEGKPSPNPSRA from the exons ATGGCCTCTCCCCGGCTGAAATACCTCTctctgggcgtgctggtgttCCAGACCACGTCCCTGGTGCTCACCATGCGGTACTCCCGCACCCTGCAGGCCGAGGGCCCGCGGTACCTGGCCTCCTCGGCGGTGGTGGTGGCCGAGGTCATGAAGATCCTCACCTGTGTGCTGCTCGTCTTCAAGGAGCACA ATTACAGCATGCGAGCTCTGAACAGCCTCCTGCGTCAGGAAATTGCCCACAAACCCATAGAAACGCTGAAGCTGGCGATTCCGTCTGGGATCTACACGCTGCAGAACAACCTGCTGTACGTCGCCTTGTCCAACTTGGACGCAGCCACCTACCAG GTGACATACCAGTTGAAGATCCTGACCACGGCTCTGTTCTCGGTGTCCATGCTGGGCCGCAGGCTGGGCGTCTACCAGTGGCTCTCATTGCTGATTCTTATGGCTGGAGTGGCTCTCGTGCAG TGGCCCTCTGAGTCTGCAGCGGCCCCTGAGCAGGAGGCCCTCTCTGCAGGCTCCCAGTTTGTCGGTGTGACAGCAGTTCTGGTGGCGTGCTTCTCCAGCGGGTTCGCCGGTGTCTACTTTGAGAAGATCCTAAAGGAGAGCAAACAGAGCGTCTGGGTCCGCAACATTCAGCTAG ggaTGTTTGGCCTGGTGTTTGGCCTCTTTGGGATGCTGAGCTACGATGGAGAGAGGGTGAGGGAGTCAGGAATGTTCCAGGGGTACAGCACCGTCACCTGGACTGTCGTAGCGCTGCAG GCGCTGGGGGGTCTGGTCATAGCAGCGGTCATCAAGTATGCAGACAACATCCTCAAGGGCTTTGCTACATCGCTCTCCATCATCCTGTCAACTCTTATATCGTACTTCTGGCTACAGGACTTCGACCCCACTAG TGTGTTCTTCATGGGGGCTGTTTTGGTCATCGCAGCCACTTTCCTCTATGGCTACGAAGGCAAGCCGTCCCCCAACCCCAGCAGGGCGTAG